In Quadrisphaera sp. RL12-1S, a single genomic region encodes these proteins:
- a CDS encoding putative bifunctional diguanylate cyclase/phosphodiesterase, with the protein MTPPSARRDHAASGRTLGSAPAARHGAAAGGATGISAAVWQLDLLSGELTWSEGMHRIAGSDPATTAPSMQWWTSLVVPADRARVRAWLLVVREARRGGEEQFDLVGADGVHRRVHAWTEVELDARGEPARLYGSAVDITAAAPLGQRDPLTDLATRPALLAHLEADAREAERQRRRGGAVLALVDLDRFSVLDDALGRSTGDRVLAACADRLRTAAPRGAVVARLDGDVFAVAVSATALGSTAAGEPAVLTCPPDAAVLAEQLVAALRRPVAVPGVADPLALTASVGVVTTGGDEVGAEDVVRRAGLALRRAKREGRDRTVHYSPALEEAAVRRVRTEAMLRSALDAGRMQVLYQPVVDLASGEVVGVEALARVLDPEQGPLSPLVFIEVAEETGLVTRMDEWVLGRASGLAQRWRPPASGAPTAIALPETGTAPVAGPRHALPTVAVNMSSRTLSRPDLALLVRGALQKSGSDPSRLLVEITEHSLLDQGEHARRTLDGLTDLGVGVGIDDFGTGWSALSYLSALELAFMKVDRAFVSRLGLDTSATAVVQAVIDLAHAHHLTVIAEGIETEQQARMLVEMGCDHGQGYWFGRPTPEADLDAVVGSWHERARAARFGAWSTAPTAAPTAAPVTALPVEEVPVQVVVPAAPAPTAAGPVVTPAVTPAAAAASARSLRQRALSLRP; encoded by the coding sequence GTGACCCCACCGTCCGCGCGCCGTGACCACGCCGCATCGGGCCGGACCCTCGGGAGCGCACCGGCGGCGCGCCACGGCGCGGCGGCCGGTGGGGCGACCGGCATCAGCGCCGCGGTGTGGCAGCTGGACCTCCTGTCCGGCGAGCTCACCTGGTCCGAGGGCATGCACCGGATCGCCGGCAGCGACCCGGCCACCACCGCCCCCTCCATGCAGTGGTGGACCTCCCTGGTGGTCCCCGCCGACCGCGCCCGCGTGCGCGCCTGGCTGCTCGTGGTGCGCGAGGCGCGCCGCGGTGGCGAGGAGCAGTTCGACCTGGTCGGCGCCGACGGCGTCCACCGCCGCGTCCACGCCTGGACCGAGGTGGAGCTCGACGCCCGCGGCGAACCGGCCCGCCTCTACGGCTCCGCCGTCGACATCACCGCCGCCGCCCCGCTCGGGCAGCGCGACCCCCTCACCGACCTGGCCACCCGTCCGGCGCTGCTCGCCCACCTGGAGGCCGACGCCCGCGAGGCCGAGCGCCAGCGCCGCCGCGGCGGGGCGGTGCTGGCCCTGGTGGACCTCGACAGGTTCTCCGTGCTCGACGACGCGCTCGGCCGCTCCACGGGCGACCGGGTGCTGGCCGCCTGCGCCGACCGGCTGCGCACCGCAGCGCCGCGCGGCGCCGTGGTCGCCCGGCTGGACGGCGACGTCTTCGCCGTCGCCGTCAGCGCCACCGCCCTCGGCAGCACCGCCGCCGGGGAGCCGGCGGTCCTCACCTGCCCGCCCGACGCCGCCGTGCTCGCGGAGCAGCTGGTGGCAGCCCTGCGGCGGCCCGTGGCGGTCCCCGGTGTCGCTGACCCGCTGGCCCTGACCGCCTCCGTCGGGGTGGTCACCACCGGCGGCGACGAGGTGGGCGCCGAGGACGTCGTCCGCCGCGCCGGCCTCGCGCTGCGCCGCGCCAAGCGCGAGGGCCGCGACCGCACCGTCCACTACTCGCCGGCCCTGGAGGAGGCCGCCGTCCGGCGCGTGCGCACCGAGGCGATGCTGCGCTCGGCGCTGGACGCCGGGCGCATGCAGGTGCTGTACCAGCCGGTGGTGGACCTGGCCAGCGGCGAGGTGGTGGGCGTGGAGGCGCTCGCCCGCGTCCTCGACCCCGAGCAGGGACCGCTGTCCCCGCTCGTCTTCATCGAGGTGGCCGAGGAGACCGGGCTGGTCACGCGCATGGACGAGTGGGTGCTGGGGCGGGCCAGCGGCCTCGCCCAGCGCTGGCGACCCCCGGCCTCCGGCGCGCCCACCGCCATCGCCCTGCCCGAGACCGGGACGGCCCCCGTGGCCGGCCCCCGTCATGCGCTGCCCACGGTGGCCGTCAACATGTCCTCCCGGACGCTGTCGCGGCCCGACCTGGCCCTGCTCGTGCGCGGCGCGCTCCAGAAGTCGGGCTCGGACCCCTCCCGGCTGCTCGTGGAGATCACCGAGCACTCCCTGCTCGACCAGGGAGAGCACGCCCGCCGCACCCTGGACGGCCTCACCGACCTCGGCGTGGGCGTCGGCATCGACGACTTCGGCACCGGCTGGTCCGCCCTGAGCTACCTGTCCGCCCTGGAGCTGGCGTTCATGAAGGTCGACCGGGCGTTCGTGTCCCGGCTCGGCCTGGACACCTCCGCCACCGCCGTCGTCCAGGCCGTCATCGACCTCGCCCACGCCCACCACCTCACGGTGATCGCCGAGGGCATCGAGACCGAGCAGCAGGCGCGGATGCTCGTGGAGATGGGCTGCGACCACGGCCAGGGCTACTGGTTCGGCCGCCCCACCCCCGAGGCCGACCTCGACGCCGTGGTCGGTTCCTGGCACGAGCGTGCGCGCGCCGCGCGCTTCGGGGCCTGGAGCACCGCACCCACCGCCGCACCCACCGCCGCGCCGGTGACCGCCCTCCCGGTCGAGGAGGTGCCCGTGCAGGTGGTCGTGCCCGCAGCCCCCGCGCCGACCGCCGCGGGGCCCGTCGTGACACCCGCCGTGACACCCGCGGCGGCGGCAGCGAGCGCCCGTTCGCTGCGCCAGCGGGCGCTCAGCCTGCGTCCCTGA
- the galE gene encoding UDP-glucose 4-epimerase GalE: protein MRILVTGGAGYIGSHTVVSLLEEGHDVVVLDDLSNASAEAVRRVGEIAGREVELLEVDVTDEAAVLEALQRVRPEAVVHFAALKAVGESVAQPERYYRTNVGGSLNLVKAMDAVGCRTLVFSSSATVYGAATRMPLTEDSPLGATNPYGWTKFMVEQVLRDVAASDDRWSVALLRYFNPVGAHPSGRIGEDPRGVPNNLVPFIAQVAVGRREQLTVFGDDFDTPDGTGVRDYIHVVDIAEGHVAALRALSGLSGGGRGAGARAWNLGTGRGSSVREVVAAFERACGHEIPVRVAARRPGDVAVSYADPARASADLGWTAERSLDEMCVDTWRWQTSNPQGYATA from the coding sequence GTGCGCATCCTGGTGACCGGCGGAGCGGGGTACATCGGCAGCCACACGGTGGTGTCGCTGCTGGAGGAGGGGCACGACGTCGTCGTCCTCGACGACCTGTCCAACGCGAGCGCCGAGGCGGTGCGCCGGGTCGGCGAGATCGCCGGTCGCGAGGTCGAGCTGCTCGAGGTGGACGTCACCGACGAGGCCGCCGTGCTGGAGGCGCTGCAGCGCGTGCGTCCCGAGGCGGTGGTGCACTTCGCGGCGCTCAAGGCCGTGGGGGAGTCCGTGGCCCAGCCGGAGCGGTACTACCGCACCAACGTCGGGGGCAGCCTCAACCTCGTCAAGGCCATGGACGCCGTCGGCTGCCGGACGCTGGTCTTCAGCTCCTCGGCCACGGTCTACGGCGCCGCCACGCGGATGCCGCTCACCGAGGACTCCCCGCTGGGGGCCACCAACCCCTACGGGTGGACGAAGTTCATGGTGGAGCAGGTGCTGCGGGACGTCGCCGCCAGCGACGACCGCTGGTCGGTGGCGCTGCTGCGCTACTTCAACCCGGTCGGCGCGCACCCCTCGGGCCGCATCGGGGAGGACCCGCGCGGCGTCCCCAACAACCTCGTCCCGTTCATCGCGCAGGTGGCCGTGGGCCGCCGCGAGCAGCTGACGGTCTTCGGGGACGACTTCGACACCCCCGACGGCACGGGCGTGCGCGACTACATCCACGTGGTGGACATCGCCGAGGGGCACGTCGCGGCGCTGCGGGCGCTGTCCGGGCTGTCCGGCGGGGGGCGCGGCGCCGGCGCCCGCGCGTGGAACCTCGGCACCGGCCGCGGCTCCTCCGTGCGCGAGGTGGTCGCCGCGTTCGAGCGGGCCTGCGGCCACGAGATCCCCGTCCGGGTGGCCGCCCGGCGCCCCGGGGACGTGGCGGTCTCCTACGCCGACCCCGCCCGGGCCTCCGCCGACCTCGGCTGGACGGCGGAGCGGAGCCTGGACGAGATGTGCGTCGACACGTGGCGCTGGCAGACGTCCAACCCGCAGGGGTACGCCACCGCCTGA
- a CDS encoding HAD family hydrolase produces MVARSDRAPDAVLFDVDGTLVDSNYQHVVAWARAFEGVGLVVPAPRLHRAVGMGGDQLVAFVAGDDAEREHGDVLREAWRTEYLALLDRVPALPGAADLLRACHERGLAVVLASSSPRDLLERHAAIIGTAVVDAAVDAVTTADDVEASKPAGDLFGVAARKVGARRAVAVGDSAWDARSAHAAGAGVVLVRSGGFCDELLRAEAPDARLYDDAADLLARLEGSPLRP; encoded by the coding sequence ATGGTCGCCCGATCGGACCGCGCTCCGGACGCGGTGCTCTTCGACGTGGACGGGACCCTCGTCGACTCCAACTACCAGCACGTCGTGGCGTGGGCGCGGGCCTTCGAGGGGGTCGGCCTGGTGGTCCCCGCACCCCGGCTGCACCGGGCCGTGGGGATGGGCGGGGACCAGCTGGTGGCCTTCGTGGCCGGGGACGACGCCGAGCGCGAGCACGGCGACGTGCTGCGGGAGGCGTGGCGGACCGAGTACCTGGCGCTGCTCGACAGGGTCCCGGCGCTGCCCGGGGCCGCGGACCTGCTGCGGGCCTGCCACGAGCGCGGGCTGGCGGTGGTGCTCGCCTCCTCGAGCCCCCGCGACCTGCTGGAGCGCCACGCCGCGATCATCGGCACCGCCGTCGTGGACGCTGCGGTCGACGCCGTCACCACCGCCGACGACGTCGAGGCGTCCAAGCCCGCCGGGGACCTGTTCGGCGTGGCCGCGCGGAAGGTGGGGGCGCGACGCGCCGTCGCCGTGGGTGACTCCGCGTGGGACGCCCGCTCGGCGCACGCGGCCGGAGCGGGCGTGGTGCTGGTGAGGTCGGGAGGCTTCTGCGACGAGCTGCTGCGCGCCGAGGCCCCGGACGCCCGGCTCTACGACGACGCCGCGGACCTGCTGGCTCGTCTGGAGGGCTCGCCGCTGCGGCCGTGA
- a CDS encoding ATP-binding protein, with translation MRVRLPKDTRAPLLARAFVRKELGVLCTPEARDRVELLASELVTNAVVHAGSLVTMDVELEADGSVLVEVADGSPDHPVLRDADLLEESGRGLELVDKLSVEWGVRDGGLREPEPATASTSASSAGTTTSSASPAPSLPGPLAAVFGGRVPRQATGKVVWFRVSS, from the coding sequence GTGCGCGTGAGGCTTCCCAAGGACACCAGGGCACCCCTGCTGGCGCGCGCCTTCGTGCGCAAGGAGCTGGGCGTGCTGTGCACGCCCGAGGCCCGCGACCGCGTGGAGCTGCTGGCCTCCGAGCTGGTCACCAACGCCGTGGTCCACGCCGGCTCGCTGGTCACCATGGACGTGGAGCTCGAGGCCGACGGCAGCGTGCTGGTGGAGGTCGCCGACGGCAGCCCCGACCACCCGGTCCTGCGGGACGCCGACCTGCTCGAGGAGAGCGGTCGCGGCCTGGAGCTGGTGGACAAGCTGTCCGTGGAGTGGGGCGTGCGCGACGGCGGCCTGCGCGAGCCCGAGCCCGCCACCGCCAGCACCTCCGCCTCCTCGGCGGGGACGACGACGAGCTCCGCCTCGCCGGCGCCGTCGCTGCCGGGTCCGCTCGCCGCGGTGTTCGGCGGGCGGGTGCCGCGCCAGGCCACCGGCAAGGTGGTCTGGTTCCGCGTCAGCAGCTGA
- a CDS encoding NAD-dependent epimerase/dehydratase family protein — translation MRVVVIGATGHVGTYLVPRLVTAGHEVVALSRGTREPYQPHEAWARVQRVQVDREAEEAAGTFGGRIADLGADVVVDMVCFRPEQAAQLVEALRGRLGHLLHAGTIWTHGRAAAAPLREEDPREPFGDYGTGKVACEDLLLAESRRGGVPTTVVHPGHISGPGWRVINPLGNTDPAVWSALAAGEELAVPDGGHQLMHHVHADDVAQVFQKALEHRSTAVGESFFAVSDRGWTVRGLAQQVASWFGQEAHLRDVGWDEFRAGYAQRLGETEGAEHAGASWEHLVRNHSASIEKGQRLLGYAPRWTSPQVLREALVWLSSHGEVDLGGRVLPCA, via the coding sequence GTGCGCGTCGTCGTCATCGGAGCCACCGGCCACGTCGGCACCTACCTCGTGCCCCGCCTCGTCACCGCGGGGCACGAGGTGGTGGCCCTCTCGCGGGGCACCCGCGAGCCGTACCAGCCGCACGAGGCGTGGGCGCGCGTGCAGCGCGTGCAGGTGGACAGGGAGGCCGAGGAGGCCGCCGGGACGTTCGGCGGTCGCATCGCGGACCTGGGCGCCGACGTCGTCGTCGACATGGTCTGCTTCCGGCCCGAGCAGGCGGCGCAGCTGGTCGAGGCGCTGCGCGGACGGCTGGGGCACCTGCTGCACGCGGGCACCATCTGGACCCACGGCCGCGCCGCCGCGGCGCCCCTGCGCGAGGAGGACCCGCGCGAGCCGTTCGGCGACTACGGCACCGGCAAGGTCGCCTGCGAGGACCTGCTCCTCGCCGAGTCCCGCCGCGGCGGGGTGCCCACCACCGTGGTGCACCCCGGCCACATCAGCGGCCCCGGCTGGCGCGTCATCAACCCCCTGGGCAACACCGACCCGGCCGTCTGGTCCGCGCTCGCCGCGGGCGAGGAGCTGGCGGTCCCGGACGGGGGGCACCAGCTGATGCACCACGTGCACGCCGACGACGTCGCCCAGGTCTTCCAGAAGGCGCTCGAGCACCGTTCGACGGCGGTGGGCGAGAGCTTCTTCGCCGTCTCCGACCGCGGCTGGACCGTGCGCGGGCTGGCGCAGCAGGTCGCGTCCTGGTTCGGGCAGGAGGCGCACCTGCGCGACGTCGGGTGGGACGAGTTCCGCGCCGGGTACGCGCAGCGCCTGGGCGAGACCGAGGGGGCGGAGCACGCCGGCGCCTCGTGGGAGCACCTCGTGCGCAACCACAGCGCGTCGATCGAGAAGGGACAGCGGCTGCTCGGGTACGCGCCGCGGTGGACCAGCCCGCAGGTGCTGCGCGAGGCACTGGTCTGGCTGAGTTCCCACGGAGAGGTCGACCTCGGTGGCAGGGTGCTGCCGTGCGCGTGA
- a CDS encoding SDR family NAD(P)-dependent oxidoreductase: MTAGSWGPFSLEGRTAVVTGGNQGLGRAFVLALAAAGAKVAIVARDGARNQALVDEAAADGVDLVRVDADLTVDADVERATAEALEGLGGRIDVLVNNAGVCFHRSSWDVPDEEWSAVFDLNVRALWKTSLAVGRHMREAGGGSIVNIGSISAIIVNRPQEQAAYNASKAAVHQLTKSLAAEWAPHGIRVNALAPGYVRTAMAPVDEPRFRRQWIEDAPQQRAASPEEIAPSVVFLASDAASFITGSVLVADGGYTVH; the protein is encoded by the coding sequence GTGACGGCTGGGAGCTGGGGTCCGTTCAGCCTCGAGGGGCGCACCGCCGTCGTCACCGGCGGCAACCAGGGCCTCGGCCGGGCGTTCGTGCTCGCCCTGGCCGCGGCGGGCGCGAAGGTCGCGATCGTCGCCCGCGACGGCGCGCGCAACCAGGCCCTCGTCGACGAGGCCGCCGCGGACGGCGTCGACCTGGTCCGGGTCGACGCCGACCTCACGGTCGACGCCGACGTCGAGCGCGCCACCGCCGAGGCCCTCGAGGGCCTCGGCGGGCGCATCGACGTGCTGGTCAACAACGCGGGCGTGTGCTTCCACCGGTCCAGCTGGGACGTGCCCGACGAGGAGTGGTCGGCGGTGTTCGACCTCAACGTGCGAGCCCTGTGGAAGACCTCCCTGGCGGTCGGACGCCACATGCGCGAGGCGGGGGGCGGCTCGATCGTCAACATCGGGTCGATCTCGGCGATCATCGTCAACCGCCCCCAGGAGCAGGCGGCCTACAACGCCTCCAAGGCGGCGGTGCACCAGCTGACCAAGTCGCTCGCGGCGGAGTGGGCGCCGCACGGCATCCGTGTGAACGCCCTCGCCCCGGGGTACGTGCGCACCGCGATGGCCCCTGTCGACGAGCCCCGGTTCCGGCGGCAGTGGATCGAGGACGCACCGCAGCAGCGCGCCGCCTCCCCGGAGGAGATCGCGCCGAGCGTGGTGTTCCTGGCCAGCGACGCCGCCAGCTTCATCACGGGTTCCGTGCTCGTGGCGGACGGCGGCTACACCGTCCACTGA
- a CDS encoding NAD(P)-dependent alcohol dehydrogenase, producing the protein MSAATEQNRAQAAPGVPDRLPETMRASVLLAENTVEVQERPVPEAGPGEVLIRVGSVGVCGSDVHYYRHMRAGEFVVESPMVLGHEMGGTVVAVGSGVDASRVGERVAVDPQRPCHHCSQCLAGRYNLCPHMRFYATPPVDGSFAEYVTAPAEFAFPVADGLSDDAAALLEPLSVGIAAMRKARVVPGQRVLIAGAGPIGIITAQVARAFGAREVIITDLVGPRRERALGFGATSAVDPRETDVTALQVDAFIDASGAPQAITSGIRSVRGGGTAVLVGLGNPELTLPVSYIQDNEVLLTGIFRYTDTWPLAAHLVASGQVDVDSLVTGRYDLDHAADALDSDKDPQSLKSVVEPWR; encoded by the coding sequence ATGAGCGCTGCGACGGAGCAGAACAGGGCCCAGGCGGCCCCCGGGGTGCCTGACCGCCTCCCGGAGACGATGCGGGCCAGCGTGCTGCTGGCCGAGAACACGGTCGAGGTGCAGGAGCGCCCCGTCCCCGAGGCCGGCCCGGGTGAGGTGCTCATCAGGGTGGGCTCCGTCGGGGTCTGCGGCTCCGACGTCCACTACTACCGGCACATGCGTGCCGGGGAGTTCGTCGTCGAGTCCCCGATGGTGCTGGGCCACGAGATGGGCGGCACCGTGGTGGCCGTCGGCTCCGGCGTGGACGCCTCGCGCGTCGGCGAGCGCGTGGCCGTGGACCCGCAGCGCCCCTGCCACCACTGCTCGCAGTGCCTGGCCGGCCGCTACAACCTCTGCCCGCACATGCGCTTCTACGCCACGCCCCCGGTGGACGGCTCCTTCGCCGAGTACGTCACCGCGCCGGCGGAGTTCGCCTTCCCCGTGGCGGACGGGCTCTCCGACGACGCCGCTGCGCTGCTCGAGCCGCTGAGCGTGGGCATCGCCGCGATGCGCAAGGCCCGCGTGGTGCCCGGCCAGCGGGTGCTCATCGCCGGCGCCGGCCCGATCGGCATCATCACCGCCCAGGTCGCCCGGGCGTTCGGCGCCCGCGAGGTCATCATCACCGACCTCGTCGGCCCCCGCCGCGAGCGCGCGCTCGGCTTCGGCGCCACCAGCGCCGTCGACCCGCGCGAGACCGACGTGACGGCCCTCCAGGTTGACGCCTTCATCGACGCCTCCGGTGCCCCGCAGGCCATCACCTCGGGCATCCGGTCCGTGCGCGGCGGCGGCACCGCCGTGCTGGTGGGCCTGGGCAACCCCGAGCTGACGCTGCCGGTCAGCTACATCCAGGACAACGAGGTCCTGCTCACCGGCATCTTCCGGTACACCGACACCTGGCCGCTGGCCGCGCACCTGGTGGCCTCGGGCCAGGTGGACGTCGACTCCCTGGTCACCGGCCGCTACGACCTCGACCACGCCGCCGACGCGCTCGACTCCGACAAGGACCCGCAGAGCCTGAAGTCCGTCGTGGAGCCCTGGCGGTGA
- a CDS encoding flavodoxin family protein has product MAQRAAEAGEAAGAEVRLREVARQATAGEREASQAQADSAAASADVPAVTADDVVWADAVLFGSPTRYGNIAGQLKTFIDSLGPQWGQGLLADKVYAGFTASQTAHGGQESTLLALYNTIHHFGGIIVSPGYTDPLKFVDGNPYGVSHVTGANNDAPLGQAELDALDHLARRVVTVAGKLTAS; this is encoded by the coding sequence ATGGCCCAGCGCGCGGCTGAGGCCGGTGAGGCCGCCGGCGCCGAGGTGCGCCTGCGCGAGGTGGCGCGCCAGGCCACCGCCGGGGAGCGCGAGGCCAGCCAGGCCCAGGCCGACAGCGCCGCCGCCTCGGCGGACGTGCCGGCCGTGACCGCGGACGACGTCGTGTGGGCCGACGCCGTGCTGTTCGGCTCCCCCACCCGCTACGGCAACATCGCCGGGCAGCTCAAGACCTTCATCGACTCCCTCGGCCCGCAGTGGGGCCAGGGCCTGCTGGCGGACAAGGTCTACGCCGGCTTCACGGCCAGCCAGACCGCCCACGGCGGCCAGGAGTCGACGCTGCTGGCGCTCTACAACACCATCCACCACTTCGGCGGCATCATCGTCTCCCCCGGGTACACCGACCCGCTGAAGTTCGTCGACGGCAACCCGTACGGGGTCAGCCACGTCACCGGCGCGAACAACGACGCTCCTCTGGGCCAGGCCGAGCTGGACGCGCTCGACCACCTCGCCCGCCGCGTGGTCACCGTGGCGGGGAAGCTCACCGCCAGCTGA
- a CDS encoding RNA polymerase sigma factor has product MSTPLTTAPAAAPPPPPPGGPVPDEDRYQALFRATYADLVRFVERRLHPLAAEDVVAEVFVVAWRRLEEVPADHGRARAWLFGVAQRTMLNARRGDARRQALAVRVGTALPADVVPDGSDRVVSQVDLARAWCLLSPSDQEALTLTALDGLSTVEAAQVLGISRTALSLRLVRARRRLRVHLDHPATPKTAPADGGPR; this is encoded by the coding sequence GTGAGCACCCCGCTGACCACCGCCCCCGCCGCGGCTCCACCACCCCCACCGCCAGGAGGCCCGGTGCCCGACGAGGACCGGTACCAGGCCCTGTTCCGCGCGACCTACGCCGACCTCGTCAGGTTCGTCGAGCGGCGCCTGCACCCGCTGGCCGCCGAGGACGTCGTCGCGGAGGTGTTCGTGGTCGCGTGGCGCCGCCTGGAGGAGGTCCCGGCCGACCACGGCAGGGCCCGCGCGTGGCTGTTCGGCGTGGCCCAGCGGACCATGCTCAACGCCCGCCGCGGCGACGCGCGCCGCCAGGCCCTCGCCGTGCGCGTCGGCACGGCGCTGCCCGCCGACGTCGTCCCCGACGGCAGCGACCGCGTGGTCTCCCAGGTGGACCTGGCCCGCGCCTGGTGCCTGCTCAGCCCGTCCGACCAGGAGGCGCTCACCCTCACCGCCCTCGACGGGCTGAGCACCGTCGAGGCCGCGCAGGTGCTCGGCATCAGCCGCACCGCGCTGAGCCTGCGCCTGGTCCGCGCCCGCCGCCGGCTGCGCGTGCACCTCGACCACCCCGCCACCCCGAAGACCGCTCCCGCCGACGGAGGCCCCCGATGA
- a CDS encoding phage holin family protein, protein MSVIVRVLVNAVALWVTTLVVPGIAITAREGHLQQAVTFVVVGAVFGVVNTVVRPVVKLLSLPLYVLTLGLFSLVVNAAMLELTAWVSSFTPLTLVVDRFFWSAVLGAVVVGVVSWLLALLVPERRRHRV, encoded by the coding sequence ATGTCCGTGATCGTCCGCGTGCTCGTCAACGCCGTCGCCCTGTGGGTGACCACCCTCGTGGTGCCCGGCATCGCGATCACCGCCCGCGAGGGCCACCTCCAGCAGGCGGTGACGTTCGTGGTGGTGGGTGCGGTGTTCGGCGTGGTCAACACGGTGGTGCGGCCGGTGGTGAAGCTGCTGTCGCTGCCGCTGTACGTGCTGACCCTCGGGCTGTTCTCGCTGGTGGTGAACGCCGCGATGCTGGAGCTGACGGCGTGGGTGTCGAGCTTCACGCCGCTGACCCTCGTCGTCGACCGGTTCTTCTGGTCGGCGGTGCTCGGCGCGGTCGTCGTGGGCGTGGTGTCGTGGCTGCTCGCGCTGCTCGTGCCGGAGCGGCGCCGGCACCGCGTCTGA
- a CDS encoding TA system VapC family ribonuclease toxin gives MRRALLDVNVLLALLDSEHSAHDRAIAWVQREAGPQWASCAITQNGFLRIISQPRYPQPVPLAQAAGLLADRCAQDDHEFWACDASLLDPAVVDRRQLLGTKQVTDAYLLALAVARGGRLVSFDSSLPLSAVVGATEEHRLVL, from the coding sequence GTGAGGCGCGCGCTCCTCGACGTCAACGTGCTGCTGGCGCTCCTCGACTCCGAGCACAGCGCCCACGACCGGGCGATCGCCTGGGTGCAGCGGGAGGCCGGCCCGCAGTGGGCCTCCTGCGCCATCACGCAGAACGGCTTCCTGCGCATCATCAGCCAGCCCCGGTACCCGCAGCCGGTTCCGCTCGCGCAGGCCGCGGGCCTCCTGGCTGACCGGTGCGCGCAGGACGACCACGAGTTCTGGGCCTGCGACGCCAGCCTGCTCGACCCGGCCGTCGTCGACCGGCGTCAGCTCCTGGGCACCAAGCAGGTCACGGACGCCTACCTGCTGGCCCTCGCCGTCGCGCGCGGGGGCCGGCTGGTCAGCTTCGACAGCTCGCTGCCCCTGTCCGCCGTCGTCGGCGCCACGGAGGAGCACCGCCTGGTGCTGTGA
- a CDS encoding ribbon-helix-helix domain-containing protein produces MRTTLTIDDDVLAVAKERARQTGKTTGEVISELARQALVGDLGRTGPQESVYGWTPLPRRGGVVTNELIDDLREEEGV; encoded by the coding sequence ATGAGGACGACGCTCACCATCGACGACGACGTGCTCGCCGTCGCCAAGGAGCGGGCCCGGCAGACCGGGAAGACCACCGGCGAGGTCATCTCGGAGCTGGCCCGCCAGGCGCTCGTCGGTGACCTGGGCCGGACCGGGCCCCAGGAGTCGGTGTACGGCTGGACGCCCCTGCCCCGCCGCGGCGGCGTCGTCACGAACGAGCTCATCGACGACCTGCGCGAAGAGGAAGGCGTGTGA